Proteins from a genomic interval of Uloborus diversus isolate 005 chromosome 4, Udiv.v.3.1, whole genome shotgun sequence:
- the LOC129221026 gene encoding uncharacterized protein LOC129221026, whose amino-acid sequence MVRIPDEILSNYFLTEGIQWNFIPPRSPNFGGIWKAGVKSFKFHLKRVTGSQHLTLEEFITILSEIEGVLNSRPLIPMSTEMDNFEILTPGHFLIGRPITNLSEPQLIDVKENTLSKWQRITKFSQRIWKLWKRDYLTHLQQRNKWRFSKNDVKTVTLFLIREENLPSTKWCVGRIIETNIGRDNRVRVIKLCLPSGSALIRNVRDVCILPVEETV is encoded by the coding sequence ATGGTTAGAATTCCTGatgaaattttgtcaaattattttctaaCAGAAGGTATTCAGTGGAATTTCATTCCTCCTAGATCGCCCAATTTTGGTGGCATTTGGAAGGCCGGGGTGAAATCGTTCAAATTCCATTTAAAAAGAGTGACTGGCAGTCAACATttaactttagaagaatttattACTATTTTGTCAGAAATCGAAGGTGTTTTAAATTCCCGGCCTCTCATACCAATGTCAACAGAAAtggacaattttgaaatattaacaccAGGTCACTTTCTTATTGGCAGACCTATCACTAACCTTAGTGAACCACAATTGATTGATGTTAAGGAAAACACACTTTCTAAGTGGCAAAGGATTACCAAATTTAGTCAACGAATTTGGAAGTTATGGAAAAGAGATTACTTAACCCATTTACAACAGAGAAATAAATGGAGATTTAGCAAAAATGATGTTAAAACAGTGACTCTTTTTCTCATTCGAGAAGAAAACTTGCCATCGACAAAATGGTGTGTTGGCAGAATTATTGAAACGAACATTGGTCGTGATAATAGAGTTCGAGTAATAAAATTATGTTTGCCAAGTGGAAGCGCACTAATAAGAAATGTTAGAGATGTTTGCATTCTTCCAGTTGAAgaaactgtttaa